GCCAGTGGTAGATGGAACTGTCGTACTGTCTTTCACCCGTACCAGCTTGCCGTCTTCGTTGCGGGCAACGGTGCTTGGGGTAATATGCTGCGGCCGCTTCAAAAAGTTGTTGATACTGACTACACCAGAGACCGCCGGCGCCAGTGCGGCAGGCAGAGAAAGCGCGGTGGCGTTTGCGTAGTGCGTAACGCCCTTGACGGAGTACTTGTGAATCTCTGTTCCGAAGGCCTGCTCCACCTGCTGCGCCACGCCGGAGAAACGGATCCAGGTCTTCGCCGCAGAGATCTCCTCGATTTTAAAACCATTGGCAGTGAGCCAGTTGCTCGCAACCTTTACGTCATTATCGGCGGGACCATATTGCGCGCCAAACTGTGCGGGTGTCAGCCAGTGGTGATAACTTGCTGAGTTGGCGTTGTGGAGATCATCCGCCAACTGTTTGAGCTGAGCTTTTTGTGTTGCGCTGGCGTGCAGAGTTAGAACCATATCCTTCATGGCCAAAGATGCATCCGCCCGCCCACGGTCATTCTGCGTATTAGCCAATGGGTGTACCGTGCCGGAGATCCGTGTTCGGACGCTGGCATCAACCGGCTGCGTGATCTGCGGGGTCACTTGCCCGATGGCAAGAGCCGGTAAGAAAAACGACACGATTACGGCGAGGATGCCACGAACTGCAGCGAGTGAAATGCCCTTACACATGCGATATCTCCAATTCCGTTGGACAGACAGAGTTCGGCTGCGTCCGCTGCAATAAACTGCCGGCGAGCGAAGTTGTTATTTACAAAGTGAGGGGAATCAAGTACGGCTTTGCGCAAAGCATAGACGAAATTCATCGGAATGCAACCGTCTGCCTAGAGTAGTTTTGAACCTACCCTTTCGGGTACCGGTCTCAAACGTCCAGCAGACCGCGCTGAATGGCGATCACGACCGCCTGGGTCCGGTCATTCGCAGGAAGCTTCCCCAGGATCTTCTTTACATGCATCTTGATCGTGTCTTCTGTTACAAAGAGCAGCCGGGCGATCTCCTTGTTGCTGTTGCCTTTGGAGATAAGTTGCAGCACTTCAATCTCCCGCTCGCTCAGCTTCTTCGAGGCGACATGCTGCGAGAGCTTCTCAGCCGCCTCCGGCGACAAACAGCGTCCGCCAGCCCATACTCGGCGGATGCTTTCGCCAAGCGTGGCGCCGTCGATTCCCTTTACCAGATATCCGGAGGCGCCGTTGGAGATTGCATCGAAGATGCTCGCGTCACCCTGCGAGGAGCTCAGAAAGATGATCTTCGCATCTGGGCGGTCGGCCAGGATTTTGCGCATCACCTTAATACCGCTCTGATCGGGAAGTCTTAGATCAAGTAACAAGATGTCAGGCAGATATTGAGCGAACATCTCGATGGCCTGACGTCCGGTTGCCGCCACTCCAACGATCACCATCTCCTGCCGCTCGAGAATGCCGGCAAGTCCTTCTCGCACCATGGGGTGGTCATCGACGATCATGATGCGGAGCGAGACGCTCTTCACGCGGTCTTGGACGAGTATGTTGTCTTCCGAAGTATTATGTCGAATGCTCACCGTGTTCACTTATCCTAACTCGCATCGGTTCAACGCACACTGGGCGCCACGATATTTCTAACTAGATGCCACCAGCGGCGCGAGGGCGTCGGCACCTTCAGCCGCACACGGGTTCCCAGATTCGGCTCGCTCTCGATCAGCACAGTTGCCCCAATACGCTGAGCGTGCGCCTGCATGCCGCTCAAGCCGAAGTGTCCCGACCTGCCTATCCTGAGGGTCTCTTCATCCATTCCAATCCCATCGTCGTTGATCGAAACCTCTATCCCCTCGTCCGTAAACGCAGCACAGACATCGATCCGGGTGGCACTGGAATGGCGAAAGGCATTCGCTAGTGCTTCGCGACAGATGCGATAGACCTCGTCCCGGATAAGAGGCTCAATGACAGGCTGTTTGCCCTTTGTTTCAAGCTTCAACATGGGCAGTTCACCGAGACGAAACTCCGCAGCAGCTTCCCTCAGCACTTCGAGAAGGTGGTACTGAGGAGTGGCCATGGAATGCAGGCTCGACACCATGTTGCGGCTCTTACCCACCATCTCCCTCATACGCGTGGTCAAGTCCGCCACGAGATACGCTGTCTTTTCTGAGTGCTCTGGTATCTGCATGCCGATAAGTTCGAGTTGAAGCGCGGTGCCGACGAGATCCTGAATGATGGTGTCGTGAATCTGGTATCCGATGCGCTCACGTTCTGCGGCGCGTTCCTGGAACCTCAATCGCTGTTGCTCCGCGACATGCTTCGTCCGGCGCCGTGTGATCTCGATGACGATGGCGAGCAAGGTTAGACACGCAAGGGTGATGAAGAGCTTGGTCTGGTAGAAGAAGGGACGGACGTGCACACCCACCCATGCCTCGGCGTTACTCCAGACTCCGTCTTCGTTAGCAGCGACGACTCGCAGCTGATAGTCGCCCGGAGGCAGTCCAGTGTAGGAGATTTCACGTGCGGAGGCTACATCCAGCCACTCCTTATCCCAGCCATTGAGCCGGTAGCGAAAGCGCAGTTGTTCCGGCGAGTGCAGATCGGGCGAGGTGAAGGTGACAGTAAGTCGATGGCGACCCGGCGGCACGACGATCCGATCCGCGGTCTGCTGGAGTACTTCGTCGATTGCAATCGATTCGACAAACACCTGTGCAAGGGGAGCGGGAGAGGCTTTCGTGTCAGCGACAGAGAGACCATTCGCCGTCGCCAGCCAGATGCGCCCGTCGTGCGCGCGCGCCATGTCTACCTGGCCGATCGGCAAGACATCTCGGCTTCTGAGGCCATCGGCCTGCGTATATCGTTTCGGCCACAATGTGTTTTCTGCTCCCATCAGCACTGCGTCCACTTGCTTGCGGTCTATCTGTGCGATCGCATTCGCAGTAGTAATCCACAGATTGTCGGCATCATCGGTTGCCGCTGCGAGGACGAGGTTACCAGGAAGCCCCTGCGCCTGCGTGATTCGCCTCACGTGGCCGGATTTCCAGAACACCAGCCCATCATCCGTTCCGAGCCAGAGACCGCCACGCTGATCGTCCCTTCCGATGGAAATCGTCGGAACATCTGCGATGGCTACAAATCGATCGCCGCGGAACTCCGCAACACCTTCATTGGTAGCCACGAGCACTGCGCCCTGTTCATCGAGCAGCAAGGACGATACACGCGTTCCGGGGACTCCATCCGCTGTCGAGAAGTGACGAAGCGAACCGTGATCCAACCGAAAGACTCCATTGCCATTCACTCCGAACCAAAGAGCGCCAGCTGTATCGCTTATCGGTGAGGTAATGTATCCATGCGGGATGCCGGCGGTGGGCACAAAGCGTTTGCCGCTCAGTCGGAATAGACCGTAGTCGGATATGGCAACGACGATCCCTTTATCGGAATCCGCAAAGCCTCTCACCTGACCGCGTTTGAGCCCCTCGCCAACGCTGAGCCGCTCAAACCTGCCTTCGTGAACTCGACCGACTCCATCTTCGAGGGATCCGACCCAGATAGAGTGCGTCTTATCTTCAAAGACAGCATCGTATTGGTTCTGGCCCTGAGGCAATCCATCCGCGGCGGTGTAGGTTGTAAACCTTCCATTGTGCAGGCGCTGCAAACCGGCAATCGTACCTATCCAGATATCGCCCGAACGATCTTCGAAGAGGATGCGCGCATCATTGCTCACGAGACCTTGCTCCGTCGTGAAGGAATCGATCTTTCCCGCCACATTGCGACTGATCCCATGAAGGCCACCGCTTGCCATCCACAGGGCACCAGTGTGATCCGTTAATAGAGAGACGAAGTTGCCACGTCCAGGGGCCTGAACGATCCTGAATCGCTCACCTTCTAGCTGGAAGAGACGATGCCCATCTCCGGCATACACATTCCCACGAGCGTCGGCATCGACGAACGAGATGTTGGCCGCAGGAAGCCCTTCAGCATCTCCATAATGACGAGCGACCTTCCCTCCGCGAACCGCAAACACTCCTTCATTCCCCGCCACCCAAAGAGTCCGATCGTTAGCCTCAGCAATAGCTTTCAATCCGCCGGCACGGCCATCCACGGGTAGCAGGCACGAAGTAAATGCGTGGTTGTTTGCTTTGAACAATCGGCTACGAGTGGCCACCCATATGCCGCCTTCATGATCTGGAACAAGATCATCAACTACAAATCTCTTTGAACCAGCCTGGTTGGCGATTGCAACAAACCTGCCATGTTCGTAATGAGTCAGGCCTGCCGATGTGCCAATCCAGAGGCTTCCGTCTTCGCCCGGTACCAACCCTGTCACTCGCTCCTGCAAGTTGTTTTCGCCTGCTCCTGCGGCGAAGGAAACGAACCGCACACCATCGAATCGGACTAGACCACTCATAGTGCCGACCCAGAGAAAACCATCCGAAGTTTGAGTGATAGCGGTAATGAAGTTTTGTGGCAGACCTTGATCTGTCTTCCATGAACTCAGTGCATAGTACCTCAACGGCTTCACGGGGAGGTCCTCGGCCAGCAAGGTGAAGAAGTAACTCGATAGACAGAAGATGAGACAGAGAGTCCCACTTCTACGACAGAAACCTAAAGATGTGAAGTCTCTGTCCGATTGCCAGACGTGGCTCATAACTTGAGAATAGAGCAACAATGGCGATCCACAGCAGCATCTTGAAGCTCTGCTGTTGAAGACGTCGCATTCCATCGCGGAGTTCTACCCAATCGACGAATTCGGGGTGACTTTTTCAACACCTACACGATTTTGCACTCAAACGTTCGGTCGATGGGTCGCCAATCTCCCATGCTGCGATGCACAGAGCGATTTCAACCTCCTTCATTGTTGCCAGTGTGGCCAAGTGCGACAGAGGGATATTGGGCGAAGCATGAGTACCTTCCCTCTGTCGACTCGGCCCGTTCTACTTAGGCGCAGTTCGCCAGGGTTGTGCGAAGGACCAAAAAGGTCCAATAACAGAATAATGAGCTGGTGTATGACCTACTCTGTGTTCACCGGTTAGGAGCGAGGAGCCATTTGTCCGAAAGGGCGACGATACAGACAAATGGAATGCTCTCAAGAGCCAATGAGCGCAATGGCGATTTGCACCAACTGACAAGCGACGGGGCAGAGTTACGCGTCACAACTCTTCACAGTTTCCGAAAACCCAACCGCTCGAGCTATCTTCCAGGCAGGGCCGTCTGCTCCCGAGCTTCTCAACGTGTTCTATGGGCCTTCGCTCGCGGGACGGTCTACATTAGATGACTGCGCGGAGGGCAACCGTCATGCCGTCACGTGCGGTCTTGAGAGCAGCAGCGACCGTCTCACCGGCGGCGATCGTGTGTGCGAGTGCCGATCTCCTTCGTTTTCCCGGATGCTCGAAAGCGACGGTCTCTATCCCACCACCGAAGAGTGTGTGGCTCGCTTCCAGCCCATCGAGTGCGGCGTTCAACTCCGCGACAACGGCCTCGGCCTCATCGGCAACGACGATCACTTCCACACTGATTTTCTTGTATAGCATTCGAAATACCTCTGCCTCCAATCTTATGCCTCCCCGGTTCCAGGCAGACCGCAAGCGATTAGCTGCAGGACGACTTCCGGATTGCCGACAACTCGACCGGAATCGTTCGACTTCTCTGCCCCCCGCGTGATAAGCCTTAGCAAGTTCCCAGAAGCCGGCCTAGGAGAGCAAGCGGCATCCAATCCGAGATTCCAACTTGTCGTCGGATCTAATATGAAAACCAAGCTGGCATTCGGGACAGCCTTGGGATTAGCAGTCTTGACCATACTACCGGCAACAGGTACAGACGAGTCTGCAATATCTTAACGCAGACTTAGTATGTGGAACCTCATTCAGGTTGTACTGGTTAGTGCTTGTTCGCAAAAGCACACCGAGGAGAGTGGACCCATGAAGACGAACCACAAACTGGCGCTCGCAGTGTCGGCCGGCGTCTCGATCGGCGTTGCTGGCGCCAAGGCGATGCATGCGCGGCAAGTTATGCCGCCGCCTGTCTACGTCATCTCGGAAGTCGATGCAATGGACCTCACTGACTTACAGAAATATGGGGAGAAGGTCCCGGCGACGCTGGCGCCTTTCAATGGCCACTATCACTTTCTCGTTAGTGGAGGTGCCAAGACACAGGCCCTCGATGGCGAACCGCCAAAGGGCATCGTAGTGATCGCTTTCGACAGCGTGGAGAAAGCGCGTGGCTGGTATGGTTCGCCAGCCTATGAGGCGATCAAGCCGATCCGGCTAAGCTCGTCAAAGGGCCGCATGTTTATCGTCGAAGGCCTCGCCCCCAAGTGACGGGACAAGTCAAGTTTTCAGATGACTGCATCAGAATGCTGGCTCCCCCGGCCAGGGCAGATTGTGGCTTATCGACTACCACGGCTCGGCAGGAAGAAGCCGACTCTGTTTATGCAATCAAGCGAAATCTCGCTGACACCCAGAAATCGGCGTCTGGGAAGTCAGCCTCCAGTCAGTCGACGAGTTCTTCCCGAGTCACGGGCAACCCGGAATTAATCCCAAGGTAAGGGTTGCCGACCATCCGACCGGAACCCGCGATTTGACCTCCAGCTCGTCTGGATGAGCGCCTCGGTCTGTTCGGGTTACCTGATGATGATGACGTGAGTTCTCTCCCTTCATTGCAGTAACGGAAGACACACATCCCGAAGGGGCGCAAGGTGCGCTGCTCCCAAGTCGCGGCACGGCTGCGTTACCAAGCCTAGAGCCCGTTAGTGCGGTTAGCATTGTCGGTCATGGAAGGATGGGGTCAGGGACGAACTGGCTAGAGAAAGGCGCCTCAGGGGTTAGTCCGGATTTGACGACCCTGCGGATGGTTCTCTCTTGTGGTGACGGCGCTTAACACCGGAAATTTTGCGATGCGTGACTCGCAATGTGCTTCGCCAGGCGAACTGCTATTTTTGATCCAAACTTATGAGCATCGGTCAGCATGCAGATTGGCCTGCGAAGATCAACACCGTCGACAGGAATCGTGGCAAGCGTTCCGGACTGCAGCTCTCGATCGATCGCTCGCCTAGAGATGAAGGAGATCCCGAGGCCCTCTTCCAGAGAAGACTTGATTGCATCGATATGATTGATCTGCAATCGAAATCTCCAGTCAGGCCGCTTCTGAAAAATCCTCCTCTCGGTGAGTGCTCGCGAGGCCGATTCGGGCTCGCGAACAATGAACCTCTCCTTGCTTAGCTCATCGAGGCTTACGGAAGAATGGGTCGCGAGAGGATGATCCTTCTGAACCGCCAAGGCAAGGCTATCCTCGGCCACAACACTCACGAGGAAGCTGCGAAACCGTGGCCGGCTCGCGATAAAACCCAGGTCTGCCTCACCAGAAATGACTTGCCGCTCCACTTCGTCACCACTCGTAACCAGAACCGTCGTCTCCAAATCCGCGACTTTCTTCTCGAAGCCCGCGAGCCATTCTGGAAGCATGTACATCCCTGTCGTACTGGTCGCGATCCGAAGCCTCTTCTGTGAAGCGGAAGCAGCTCGCGACAGCATCTCCTCGGCCTCTTTCAGAGACTCCACCACCACCTTTGTGTGCTGGTGCAGCAGTTCACCTGCTTGGGTGAGATAGAGACGTCGACCTACTCGGGCAAACAACTGTACAGCGAGCTGCTCCTCCATCACGGCAATCTGCTTCGAGACGTACGGCTGGCTCGTCTCCAACTCCTCCGCCGCCAAGGTGACGCTCTGGAGACGCGCCACCGCTTCAAACACGCGAACATTCGTAGCATTGAGCCCAGTCTTCATAGGTGCCAGATATCTCTATCAGGCACCTATGAAGCCCAACAAATCATTACAGAACGGTTAATATGCCCGTCATCCTCGATAGAGCCAACGTGCAAGATCGCGATTATGCGTGAAGTAGGAGCTGGGTGGCGCTCCTTTCGCGTTGTAGACAAACAGGGGGATATCCAGTTCATGCATGGACCCGTGGCTGCGATAGGTGCTCGGCAATTGCTCGCTTGGCTGATCCAACTCGCCAAACACCGTGTTCTTATCACCGAACACACATAGGTCGCCGATGCGAGCACCGTACAGATCGTACTTGGATACCGCCTCCTCCCGGGTCACGATCAATTCGACCCCGGGAAGCTTCGTGAGAACATTCATGACCTTCTGCTTGTCCTCGGGATGATTCAGGTAGACCCATGAAACTCCGCCGAGACCACGGTGATGTTTCACATACCGATCCCGCTCCGCGGAGATGGATATGCGAATCGGAGCTCCCGCTGCTGCCAGCGTCTTGTCGAGATCGTAGGCGAACGTCTTGTGGTTCATCCCATGATCCGCTGTCAGTAGGAATGCGGCGTCCGGGGCTGCCTCCTGTGCCTCTCCCAGCAGAGTATCAACCGTCTTCAGATGCTCCTTCGACTCCGGGGTCTCCGGAGCCCAGGTGTGCATCGGATAGTCTGTTGTATGCACATAGAGACACTGGATCTCTGGTCGATGTTTCAGAATGTCGATGGCCGCTCGAACGGTCCAGTAGTTGATCTCGCGACTATATATCTCCGGCGCCGGTCCCAGCCGATCTACCCAGTCCGCAGGTGCTTGCTCTGGAGTGAGCGCGATGGTCGTACCCTTGCTCAAGAGCGAAATAGTCTTCTT
This Tunturibacter gelidoferens DNA region includes the following protein-coding sequences:
- a CDS encoding sensor histidine kinase, encoding MSGLVRFDGVRFVSFAAGAGENNLQERVTGLVPGEDGSLWIGTSAGLTHYEHGRFVAIANQAGSKRFVVDDLVPDHEGGIWVATRSRLFKANNHAFTSCLLPVDGRAGGLKAIAEANDRTLWVAGNEGVFAVRGGKVARHYGDAEGLPAANISFVDADARGNVYAGDGHRLFQLEGERFRIVQAPGRGNFVSLLTDHTGALWMASGGLHGISRNVAGKIDSFTTEQGLVSNDARILFEDRSGDIWIGTIAGLQRLHNGRFTTYTAADGLPQGQNQYDAVFEDKTHSIWVGSLEDGVGRVHEGRFERLSVGEGLKRGQVRGFADSDKGIVVAISDYGLFRLSGKRFVPTAGIPHGYITSPISDTAGALWFGVNGNGVFRLDHGSLRHFSTADGVPGTRVSSLLLDEQGAVLVATNEGVAEFRGDRFVAIADVPTISIGRDDQRGGLWLGTDDGLVFWKSGHVRRITQAQGLPGNLVLAAATDDADNLWITTANAIAQIDRKQVDAVLMGAENTLWPKRYTQADGLRSRDVLPIGQVDMARAHDGRIWLATANGLSVADTKASPAPLAQVFVESIAIDEVLQQTADRIVVPPGRHRLTVTFTSPDLHSPEQLRFRYRLNGWDKEWLDVASAREISYTGLPPGDYQLRVVAANEDGVWSNAEAWVGVHVRPFFYQTKLFITLACLTLLAIVIEITRRRTKHVAEQQRLRFQERAAERERIGYQIHDTIIQDLVGTALQLELIGMQIPEHSEKTAYLVADLTTRMREMVGKSRNMVSSLHSMATPQYHLLEVLREAAAEFRLGELPMLKLETKGKQPVIEPLIRDEVYRICREALANAFRHSSATRIDVCAAFTDEGIEVSINDDGIGMDEETLRIGRSGHFGLSGMQAHAQRIGATVLIESEPNLGTRVRLKVPTPSRRWWHLVRNIVAPSVR
- a CDS encoding alkaline phosphatase family protein — encoded protein: MQSRRDFLTSAAAALAYSSAVEPLHALQGVSQGTSQRTVVVMFDGFGLDYLAQSDMPTLRRWQRDGLYKQVKGMVPTVTNANNASICCGAFPKEHGITGNSYFDPRTGHEEYMETADLLMAPTLFEHAAKQGVSSALVSSKKKTISLLSKGTTIALTPEQAPADWVDRLGPAPEIYSREINYWTVRAAIDILKHRPEIQCLYVHTTDYPMHTWAPETPESKEHLKTVDTLLGEAQEAAPDAAFLLTADHGMNHKTFAYDLDKTLAAAGAPIRISISAERDRYVKHHRGLGGVSWVYLNHPEDKQKVMNVLTKLPGVELIVTREEAVSKYDLYGARIGDLCVFGDKNTVFGELDQPSEQLPSTYRSHGSMHELDIPLFVYNAKGAPPSSYFTHNRDLARWLYRG
- a CDS encoding DUF1330 domain-containing protein produces the protein MKTNHKLALAVSAGVSIGVAGAKAMHARQVMPPPVYVISEVDAMDLTDLQKYGEKVPATLAPFNGHYHFLVSGGAKTQALDGEPPKGIVVIAFDSVEKARGWYGSPAYEAIKPIRLSSSKGRMFIVEGLAPK
- a CDS encoding response regulator transcription factor, which gives rise to MSIRHNTSEDNILVQDRVKSVSLRIMIVDDHPMVREGLAGILERQEMVIVGVAATGRQAIEMFAQYLPDILLLDLRLPDQSGIKVMRKILADRPDAKIIFLSSSQGDASIFDAISNGASGYLVKGIDGATLGESIRRVWAGGRCLSPEAAEKLSQHVASKKLSEREIEVLQLISKGNSNKEIARLLFVTEDTIKMHVKKILGKLPANDRTQAVVIAIQRGLLDV
- a CDS encoding LysR family transcriptional regulator, which translates into the protein MKTGLNATNVRVFEAVARLQSVTLAAEELETSQPYVSKQIAVMEEQLAVQLFARVGRRLYLTQAGELLHQHTKVVVESLKEAEEMLSRAASASQKRLRIATSTTGMYMLPEWLAGFEKKVADLETTVLVTSGDEVERQVISGEADLGFIASRPRFRSFLVSVVAEDSLALAVQKDHPLATHSSVSLDELSKERFIVREPESASRALTERRIFQKRPDWRFRLQINHIDAIKSSLEEGLGISFISRRAIDRELQSGTLATIPVDGVDLRRPICMLTDAHKFGSKIAVRLAKHIASHASQNFRC